In the Granulosicoccus antarcticus IMCC3135 genome, TCTACGCCGTGCTCTGCTGGCAATACGAACATGACCAGTAGCGCCCCTGCCGCGGCAGCAGCCATGACAAGTTTTGGGCCATTGGATTTTTTTCGCTGTGATGACTTCGACATGATTTAGCTCAACTGAAATAGAAACCGATGCTTTGCATGCCAAACAGGAAGAGTCCGGCGCCAAAGAGAAAAATGTTGGTAGAGCGAGCAATCCGCGGAAAATCAGGCAGGCCTCGCAACCATCCGAATAACAAGATAAGTAGCGTCAGTGCGATAAACTGTCCCAGTTCGACCCCGATGTTGAACGAGATCATATTCTCCACAAGACCATCCTGAGACAAGCTGATGTCTTGCAGTTTGGTGGACAAGCCAAGGCCGTGGACAAGTCCAAAACCGAACACGGCAATTCGTGGATCGAGAAAATTGATAGACTCCAGATTCTCCAGAGCCTTGTAGCAAACCGACAGGCCGATGATGGCATCGATCAGATAGGCATTGACATCGATGCCGGAAAGCACGCCGAACAGCAAGGTAATGGAATGACCAATGGCGAACAGGCTGACGAACTTCAGCACATCCTTGAAGGCCCTCAGAAAGAAGATCACACCAGCCAGATAAAGCAGGTGATCGTAGCCTGTGACCATATGCTTGGCACCCAGGTACATATAGGGGAATATATGCACCCCTTCAGCATTGGCCAGAAAAGACTGATCACCACTGGCTACACCATGGGCGTAAGCAGGGCTGCAGGCAAACATCAGCCACACAATGGGTGCGGCTGACAAGAGTTTATTGAGGAGTCTCATTGGCAGTATGGATACTTCAGTCCTACAAGTCTTCTACGTAGGGGATAAAGCGGCCGAGTACGATGATGCTGGTCCACAGGCACAACGACAAGCCTGTCGACAGTTTGGCATTGAGGCTTAAATCACTGAAGTTATTGGCTCCGGCCTGTATTTTTGGACGCACCTTGAAAGTAAAGTAGAGGGCGTTCAGACCGGCGATGATGATAAATAGTATTTTTATCCTGAAGGCAATGTTGATGAAGTAGCGCCCCGGATCGCCCACGACAAAAAGTGCACCTGTGATGAGGTTGATGGCAAATCCGATCAGCGTTGCAATGATGAATTTGTCGACCAGTCTCAGGGAAATGTTGGGAGCAAATCCAATAACGCTCAGGTCAACGATCAATAGCGATCCCAGTAGCAGGCACAGTCCGAGAAAATGAAACATCTCCAACGTCGGCCAAACCCAGCTATGGCTGGTGATGAACTGGTTAAGCGCAGAATTGCTCAGTAATTCAATGATTGTTTCCACCGGTCAGCTCCTAGAATATGTAGCCGATGAGGCGGCCGAAAATGATCGTGACGACCCATGAACAGATTGCAGCAATTGCCAGGCGTCGATCCGTTTTGGTGACATCACTCTGGGTTCGATACCCGACCTTGACCATTCGGTAGGTCAGAAAGAGTGAAAGAAACAGGCAGGCGAACTTTGCATAAAGCGCCCAGTTATAACCGAGCGACGTTGCACTACCCATGAACAGAGCAGTGCCGGAAATCAGATTGACTACAAAGCCTGCCTGCGCAAGTCGCCAGTACGGCATGACTGCCGATCGGGGGATCGCGTCGGCGAACCCGAGGATGCGTAATGCAAGCATGACGGAGATACCGACCAGAACGCCCATTCCCAATGCATGCAGGGAGAGGGCTATTGGATAACCCCAGATGGATGATGAAATCATCATCCCGATGGAGGAATCCTCTAACGCTAGTAAAAAGTCCATAAGCCATCTCTTGCGACACGCATTGCTTGACGGTGCATATTGTCCGTATATTCAGATGTTTTGATGAGAGCTGTGGATCCCGAGGGGATCCACAGTGGGATCACTGTTCTAGCGTCCTTCTTCGACGGTCAGGTCATCGCAGTTGAATGGCGCATACTGACCATCCATTTTGACGGACTTCTGCAAGTGCGAATTGGGCTCTGCAAGGTAGACCGGATCGGTGATGGTGTATTCATGCACCAACTCGTTCTTGTCATCAACATAGAAAGTCTCGGCGATTTCCATCTGCTCGCTGTAGGGCACGGTACGTTCAGTACGGCCGCCGATCACTTCGAGAAAGCCCGGAGAAAAACCTTTGGTCATGACGTCAAGCTTGTTACCTGTCCATTTACCCACCGAATAACCGGCCATCGTAGGTTCGATCTGCTCTGGAAAGTCACCGTCGATATGAATAGTGCGTTTGGTATCCATAAAGCCATAGGTCAAGGTCACCTCGGTTGGTGTCTGCTCGATCTTGTTGACCATCTGGTCAAAACGGTAATCAAGAATGATATTGGTGGGCTGGCAGCTGAAACGCGGATTGTCTTCAGAAGTCCAGTTGCCGGATATATCCAGGGCTGCCTGGGTTAATACAAAGGCTGGTGCCGGACCTGCATAAGCCGCTGGTGGACCACTGGGGATGGGCTCTCCCCACTCGCCAACAATGGATGCCCCATCGGTGGCTGTAGCACTATCGGTCTTTTTATCGTCGCCTGTGGGAGCCTCGTCCTGTTCCGGATTGATGAACTCGCCGTTGTCACCGATTTCACCGTAACGAATGAGCGTTCTTCCATCGCTGAATGTAACGGACTCGGTATAGCAGGTCGTGGGTTCGGTGCGCGCAGGAGAACCGAAAATCTCGATTTCCGTGCCGACCTCGAACATGGACGTTTTCCAGCCCTTGCGTTTCAGCAGGCTGCCGGAGCGCAACTCACAGCGCCAGTTGACGACTTCGTTGTTTGCCTCAGGCACGTCGAAATAGACATAGGAGTGAGGGTTCGCGAATCTGACCTTGGTGACTACGCCTTTTTTTGTCAGAGTCTGCGACAAGTCGAATTGTCCGTTGACGCCGTGGTGAGCGTAGGTTGCAGCGGGAAGAGCAGTCCCCCCACACAACGCGACAATCGCACTAATCATGAGTTTCTTACGCATCGTTATTCCTCTGAAATCAACTGGAAATCGGTGGTTTTTAGCCGGGTGTAGAGAGCGTCGAGCCATTGCTTCCTGTTGTCTCTTTTCCAGAGAAATACCGGACGCGTTCGACACTGAGCATCATTTAAAACGATAATTAGTGATTTAGCAACATAATATCTATGATATTAATTAAATACATATTATTTGCACAATTGGTTTGCGTCATGATTCTGGGCTGGACTTGCAGAGCTAGGCCGCTACAGGTCACTTGAACGAGTCATAATTCCAGCAACCGATTCCAATACCTGTTTATGAGAACGTTAAAAGAACTACTGAATACCTTGCCTCAGCAAGGTCGTGTCGAATGGATCGGTGTGCGCACAGTTCGCCGTACGCCCATGACTGAGCTGAATGAAGTGAGGGCTTGCAGCGCAAGTGGGCTTGAGGGGGATCGGTATGCCGGACGTACCGGGGAGCGGCACGTAACCTTGTTGCAGGCTGAACACCTGCCAGCAATTGCCGGCTTTCTGGGCAGGCAGGAGATAGCTCCAGAGTTGTTGCGTCGCAACCTCATTGTCAGTGGCATCAATCTGTTGGCATTGAAAAACCGCTATTGCCAGATAGGCGAGGTCATACTGGAAATCACAGGTGCCTGTCACCCCTGTAGCCGGATGGAAGAACTACTGGGTGAGGGCGGGTACAACGCCGTACGGGGTCATGGCGGCATGACTGCCCGCGTGTTGCAGGACGGAATCTTGCGAAAGGGCGATACCGTGATCATGCTTGAGTCGCATGCTGATGCATCAGAACCCTGAGCTGGGCGAGTCGGCAGAAATATGACAGGCAGGGCAGACAACTCACAGTTCAGTATGATGTGTGCGTCACTCTAATAAATTCAGGAACCAAGCCATGAGTTACCAACCTGCTGACGATCGTTATGCAACTATGC is a window encoding:
- a CDS encoding HupE/UreJ family protein: MRLLNKLLSAAPIVWLMFACSPAYAHGVASGDQSFLANAEGVHIFPYMYLGAKHMVTGYDHLLYLAGVIFFLRAFKDVLKFVSLFAIGHSITLLFGVLSGIDVNAYLIDAIIGLSVCYKALENLESINFLDPRIAVFGFGLVHGLGLSTKLQDISLSQDGLVENMISFNIGVELGQFIALTLLILLFGWLRGLPDFPRIARSTNIFLFGAGLFLFGMQSIGFYFS
- a CDS encoding DUF6152 family protein; this translates as MRKKLMISAIVALCGGTALPAATYAHHGVNGQFDLSQTLTKKGVVTKVRFANPHSYVYFDVPEANNEVVNWRCELRSGSLLKRKGWKTSMFEVGTEIEIFGSPARTEPTTCYTESVTFSDGRTLIRYGEIGDNGEFINPEQDEAPTGDDKKTDSATATDGASIVGEWGEPIPSGPPAAYAGPAPAFVLTQAALDISGNWTSEDNPRFSCQPTNIILDYRFDQMVNKIEQTPTEVTLTYGFMDTKRTIHIDGDFPEQIEPTMAGYSVGKWTGNKLDVMTKGFSPGFLEVIGGRTERTVPYSEQMEIAETFYVDDKNELVHEYTITDPVYLAEPNSHLQKSVKMDGQYAPFNCDDLTVEEGR
- a CDS encoding MOSC domain-containing protein; protein product: MRTLKELLNTLPQQGRVEWIGVRTVRRTPMTELNEVRACSASGLEGDRYAGRTGERHVTLLQAEHLPAIAGFLGRQEIAPELLRRNLIVSGINLLALKNRYCQIGEVILEITGACHPCSRMEELLGEGGYNAVRGHGGMTARVLQDGILRKGDTVIMLESHADASEP